Proteins encoded in a region of the Oceanispirochaeta sp. genome:
- a CDS encoding FAD-dependent oxidoreductase: protein MKLLIIGGVAAGATAAARARRMNQDIDITVLEAGPDVSFANCGLPYYIGGDIKTRSNLILQSPESFRDQYNVTVETMTEAVSIDRLNKTVRALNHETGITKNFEYDRLILSQGGKPFIPGLAGGEKAHVFSLWTLEDMDRIHEFIEEKQPASAVVIGGGFIGLEMVEALRKRGLKVSVVEMAPHVMAMMEGETAGFLQKEMQAWGIGVHTGLSVTSIGDHSVTLNNGQTLEADMVLLSVGVKPTLKLAEAAGLEIGKAGGLAVNEYLETSDQNILAGGDMAEVVHTVSGRKLRIPLAGPANRQGRIAANNALASTADEKMKYKGAQATSIVRIFDAVAGTTGMNLKQALEAGFKAEAVAIRKENHVSYYPGGTLVAIHLVYDRETGRILGAQVYGEDGVDKRLDVLSTGISAGLNASDLSELDLSYAPPFGSANDPVNMAGFVADNRMTGYGPSITAAELEGFVEGKKMALIDIRDYFTFQKGHIQGASNFSPEKVLEDLAQIDKDVSILVVDDNGKTAHRVVRQLLLAGYSDVHFVSGGYPGLEYFGRSGGFTFIDLPMAVPEGKTLSDLESDPSETDAREGSSEPASPGNDNSLLVVDVRSPGEFAGGAYPDAVNIPLDELPRRMAELGDTGREITVYCASGARSAYAARILAQQGFSNVKNGGGLMQMMAG, encoded by the coding sequence ATGAAATTATTGATTATAGGCGGAGTAGCCGCTGGTGCAACAGCAGCAGCCAGAGCCAGAAGAATGAATCAGGATATAGATATCACCGTATTGGAAGCAGGACCGGATGTGTCTTTCGCCAACTGCGGACTTCCCTATTATATAGGGGGTGACATTAAAACCCGGAGCAATCTGATTCTTCAGAGCCCCGAGAGTTTTCGCGATCAGTACAATGTGACCGTCGAAACCATGACAGAAGCCGTCAGCATTGACAGGCTGAATAAAACAGTCCGGGCTCTCAATCATGAGACGGGTATAACAAAAAATTTTGAATATGACAGACTGATCCTGTCCCAGGGAGGGAAACCCTTCATTCCCGGGCTGGCCGGGGGAGAGAAGGCTCATGTCTTTTCACTGTGGACCCTGGAAGATATGGACCGTATACATGAATTTATTGAAGAGAAACAACCTGCTTCTGCTGTTGTCATCGGGGGCGGATTTATCGGCCTTGAGATGGTGGAAGCACTCAGAAAAAGAGGTCTGAAGGTGAGTGTTGTCGAGATGGCTCCTCATGTGATGGCCATGATGGAAGGGGAGACCGCAGGTTTTCTTCAGAAAGAGATGCAGGCCTGGGGCATCGGGGTGCACACGGGACTTTCCGTGACCTCTATCGGGGATCATTCTGTTACCCTGAATAACGGTCAGACCCTGGAAGCTGACATGGTTCTTCTGTCAGTAGGAGTCAAACCAACCCTGAAACTGGCGGAAGCTGCGGGCCTTGAAATCGGAAAAGCCGGCGGACTCGCAGTGAATGAATATCTGGAGACCTCTGATCAGAATATTCTGGCCGGGGGGGATATGGCAGAGGTGGTACATACCGTTTCGGGCCGGAAACTGAGAATCCCTCTGGCAGGGCCTGCCAACAGACAGGGACGGATCGCAGCCAACAACGCCCTTGCATCCACTGCCGATGAAAAAATGAAATACAAAGGAGCACAGGCTACTTCAATTGTCCGGATTTTTGATGCTGTTGCCGGTACCACCGGAATGAATCTGAAACAGGCACTGGAGGCAGGGTTCAAGGCGGAAGCCGTGGCTATCCGGAAAGAGAATCATGTCTCATACTATCCAGGTGGGACTCTGGTTGCTATTCATCTGGTATATGACAGGGAGACTGGGAGGATTCTGGGCGCACAGGTCTACGGCGAAGACGGTGTGGATAAAAGACTGGATGTCCTGTCCACAGGCATAAGCGCGGGTTTGAATGCTTCAGACCTGAGTGAACTGGATCTGTCCTATGCTCCTCCCTTTGGATCGGCCAATGATCCTGTCAATATGGCTGGATTCGTGGCAGATAACAGAATGACAGGCTATGGCCCCTCCATCACCGCGGCCGAGCTTGAAGGCTTTGTGGAAGGAAAAAAAATGGCTCTCATCGATATCCGGGACTATTTTACCTTCCAGAAGGGGCACATCCAAGGGGCGTCTAACTTCTCCCCCGAAAAGGTTCTGGAAGATCTGGCGCAGATAGACAAGGATGTTTCAATTCTTGTGGTAGATGATAACGGCAAGACGGCCCACCGGGTGGTACGTCAGCTGCTTCTGGCTGGATATTCGGATGTTCACTTTGTCAGTGGCGGTTACCCCGGTCTGGAATACTTTGGTAGATCGGGAGGTTTCACTTTCATTGACCTTCCGATGGCTGTTCCCGAGGGAAAGACTCTGTCGGATCTTGAGTCTGATCCATCAGAAACCGATGCGAGAGAGGGTAGTTCTGAACCCGCGTCCCCAGGGAATGACAATTCTCTACTCGTCGTGGATGTCAGGTCACCCGGAGAGTTTGCCGGCGGAGCCTATCCCGATGCGGTGAACATACCCCTGGATGAACTTCCCCGGCGCATGGCAGAGCTGGGAGACACAGGCCGGGAAATCACTGTGTACTGCGCCTCCGGTGCCAGAAGTGCCTATGCGGCCCGTATCCTGGCACAGCAGGGGTTCAGTAATGTGAAAAACGGCGGTGGTCTGATGCAGATGATGGCTGGTTGA